Proteins from a single region of Segatella copri:
- a CDS encoding cytidylate kinase-like family protein: protein MIITIARQCGCGAIRVGKLLAEKYGIPFYTRKNMMEMAEQRGVLDEMEAFFDERPVDELLFSMSSLGETRRALTEKPLRTLADMIGDEDCIIIGRCGNYIFRERKDLISVFLSGNLEARIKDIQEEKGFSYEEAEEFVEHTEDCRVAYHKYYTGLTWGNADDYDICLDTVRLGVEETASLIEQYVSLI, encoded by the coding sequence ATGATTATAACGATAGCGCGCCAGTGTGGATGTGGCGCTATTCGCGTGGGCAAGCTGCTCGCCGAAAAGTATGGTATTCCTTTTTATACCCGTAAAAATATGATGGAAATGGCTGAACAGAGAGGAGTGCTCGACGAGATGGAGGCTTTCTTCGATGAGCGGCCGGTAGATGAACTGCTCTTCTCGATGTCGTCGCTTGGCGAAACGCGGAGGGCGCTGACAGAAAAACCGCTCCGTACACTTGCCGATATGATAGGCGATGAAGACTGTATCATCATCGGCCGTTGCGGAAACTATATCTTCCGCGAGCGCAAGGACTTGATTTCTGTTTTCCTGAGCGGCAATCTGGAGGCTCGCATCAAGGATATTCAGGAGGAGAAGGGCTTTTCGTATGAGGAAGCTGAGGAGTTTGTGGAGCACACCGAGGATTGCAGAGTGGCTTATCATAAGTATTATACAGGCCTTACCTGGGGAAATGCCGATGATTATGACATCTGCCTGGATACTGTGCGCCTGGGTGTAGAAGAGACAGCAAGCCTCATTGAGCAGTATGTTAGCTTGATTTAG
- a CDS encoding DEAD/DEAH box helicase, whose protein sequence is MYFDELDLNDNVLDALYDMRFDTCTPVQEKCIPEILEGHDVLGVAQTGTGKTAAYLLPVLSKLDDGGYPKDAINCVIMSPTRELAQQIDQAMQGFGYYLQGVSSVAVYGGNDGNRYDQELRSLRMGADVVIATPGRLISHISLGNVDLSKVSFFILDEADRMLDMGFSDDIKTIAAKLPKTCQTIMFSATMPEKIEELAKTLLKNPVEIKLAVSKPAEKIKQEAYVCYETQKMTILKDIFKAGDLKRVIVFSGSKFKVKQLAASLQQIGVNCGAMHSDLEQAERDDVMFKFKSGQYDVLVATDIVARGIDIDDIEMVINYDVPHDTEDYVHRIGRTARANRDGRAITFVSEEDQYWFQQIEKFLEKVVDKMPLPEGCGEGPEYIKLNKPKKKGANGRNNRRGNGRNGEAGKNNAKNRRQKDRDQTSHKRKPNKPNERQEKAPRSNEQQSQQGNRQQNAKQQLQQGNRQQNAKQQLQQGNRQQNAKQQPQQGNRQQNAKQQNRKPAQPGEQPKNSNSQKRRNNSNQQRPGTENNVRPGSNGRGRGVAQKKGDKPAARKHTPIVNPQKKENAVKKFIKRIFGFKK, encoded by the coding sequence ATGTATTTCGACGAATTAGATTTAAACGACAACGTGCTCGACGCATTATATGACATGCGCTTCGACACATGCACTCCAGTACAGGAAAAGTGCATTCCAGAGATATTAGAAGGTCACGATGTCTTGGGTGTAGCCCAGACCGGAACCGGCAAAACCGCAGCCTATCTGCTCCCAGTATTGAGCAAGCTCGATGACGGCGGTTATCCTAAAGACGCCATCAACTGCGTCATCATGTCACCAACCCGCGAGCTCGCCCAGCAGATAGACCAGGCGATGCAAGGCTTCGGCTATTACCTGCAGGGCGTGAGCAGCGTAGCCGTATACGGCGGCAACGACGGCAACCGTTACGATCAGGAGTTGCGCAGCCTCCGCATGGGCGCCGATGTAGTCATCGCCACCCCGGGCCGCCTCATCTCCCATATCTCTCTGGGCAATGTAGACCTCAGCAAGGTAAGCTTCTTCATCCTCGACGAGGCCGACCGCATGCTCGACATGGGTTTCTCTGACGACATCAAGACCATCGCGGCAAAACTGCCAAAGACCTGCCAGACCATCATGTTCTCGGCAACCATGCCTGAGAAGATAGAAGAACTGGCTAAGACCCTGCTCAAGAATCCGGTAGAAATCAAACTTGCCGTCAGCAAGCCAGCCGAGAAAATCAAGCAGGAAGCATACGTATGCTACGAAACCCAGAAGATGACCATCCTCAAGGACATCTTCAAGGCGGGCGACCTGAAGCGTGTCATCGTCTTCAGCGGCAGTAAATTCAAGGTGAAGCAACTCGCAGCTTCCCTCCAGCAGATTGGAGTAAACTGCGGAGCCATGCACAGCGACCTGGAACAGGCTGAGCGCGATGATGTGATGTTCAAGTTCAAGAGCGGACAGTATGATGTTCTCGTAGCTACCGACATTGTGGCGCGCGGAATCGACATCGATGATATTGAGATGGTCATCAATTACGATGTTCCTCACGATACAGAAGATTACGTTCACCGCATAGGCCGTACAGCCCGTGCCAACCGCGATGGTAGAGCCATCACCTTCGTGAGCGAAGAAGACCAGTACTGGTTCCAGCAGATAGAGAAGTTCCTGGAGAAGGTGGTAGACAAAATGCCTCTCCCTGAGGGATGCGGCGAAGGTCCTGAATACATCAAGCTCAACAAGCCGAAGAAGAAAGGCGCAAACGGAAGAAACAACAGACGCGGTAACGGCAGAAACGGCGAGGCCGGAAAGAACAACGCCAAGAACCGCCGACAGAAAGACCGCGACCAGACTTCTCACAAGCGCAAGCCGAACAAACCAAACGAGCGTCAGGAAAAAGCACCACGCAGCAACGAGCAGCAGTCTCAGCAAGGTAACAGGCAGCAGAACGCAAAGCAGCAGCTTCAGCAAGGTAACAGGCAGCAGAACGCAAAGCAGCAGCTTCAGCAAGGTAACAGGCAGCAGAACGCAAAGCAGCAGCCACAGCAGGGTAACAGGCAGCAGAACGCAAAGCAGCAGAACAGAAAGCCAGCCCAGCCAGGCGAGCAGCCAAAGAACAGCAACAGCCAGAAGCGCCGCAATAACAGCAACCAGCAGCGCCCAGGCACCGAGAACAATGTTCGTCCAGGCAGCAACGGCCGTGGCAGAGGCGTAGCCCAGAAAAAGGGCGACAAGCCGGCGGCACGTAAGCACACCCCTATCGTAAATCCACAGAAGAAAGAAAACGCTGTGAAGAAATTCATCAAGCGCATCTTCGGATTCAAGAAATAG
- a CDS encoding CidA/LrgA family protein, giving the protein MKFLIQFLIIIAFSFAGELLHFLLPLPIPASIYGIILLFLALETKLIKVKHIRETSSFLIAIMPVMFIPAAVGLIDSYQDIGNAWFQYIVVTVVSTFVVMGASGWITQLVIRKGKEAKK; this is encoded by the coding sequence ATGAAGTTTTTAATTCAATTTTTGATAATCATAGCGTTCTCCTTTGCTGGGGAATTGCTCCATTTTTTGCTGCCATTGCCTATTCCGGCAAGCATCTATGGCATCATCCTGCTCTTCCTTGCGCTGGAAACAAAACTGATCAAGGTGAAGCATATCCGCGAAACCAGCAGTTTCCTCATTGCCATCATGCCCGTGATGTTTATTCCGGCTGCCGTAGGACTGATTGATTCTTATCAGGATATCGGTAATGCATGGTTCCAGTATATCGTAGTTACGGTGGTCAGCACCTTCGTCGTGATGGGTGCTTCGGGCTGGATTACGCAGTTGGTAATCAGAAAAGGAAAGGAGGCGAAGAAATGA
- the spt gene encoding serine palmitoyltransferase: MGQLQERYKNYREPQKYMAAGVYPYFREITSKQMTEVTDIDGHKILMFGSNAYQGLTNDQRVIDAAKAALDKYGSGCAGSRFLNGTLDLHVQLEKELAEFIGKDETLCFSTGFSVNQGVLACVVGRNDYIICDDRDHASIVDGRRLSFATQLHYKHNDMEDLERVLSKLPEEAIKLIVVDGVFSMEGDLANLPEIVKLKHKYNCSIMVDEAHGLGVFGKQGRGVCDHFGLTDEVDLIMGTFSKSLASIGGFIASDKDTINFLRHNCRTYIFSASNTPAATAAALEALHIIQNEPERFENLWDVTNYALKRFREEGFEIGETESPIIPLYVRDAEKTFVVTKMAYDAGVFINPVIPPACAPQDTLVRFALMATHTRKQVEQAVQILKKIFVEEGIIK, from the coding sequence ATGGGACAATTACAAGAAAGATACAAGAATTATCGTGAACCTCAGAAGTATATGGCTGCCGGTGTGTATCCATATTTCCGCGAGATCACAAGTAAGCAGATGACAGAGGTAACCGACATCGATGGTCATAAAATCCTGATGTTCGGTTCTAATGCTTATCAGGGTTTGACTAACGACCAGCGTGTTATTGATGCAGCAAAGGCTGCGCTCGACAAGTATGGTTCTGGTTGTGCAGGAAGCCGTTTCCTCAATGGTACGCTCGATTTGCACGTGCAGCTCGAAAAGGAGCTTGCTGAGTTTATTGGCAAGGATGAAACTTTGTGTTTCTCTACAGGATTCTCTGTAAACCAGGGTGTCTTGGCTTGCGTAGTAGGTCGTAACGACTATATTATCTGCGATGACCGCGACCATGCAAGTATCGTAGATGGCCGCCGCCTCTCATTCGCTACCCAGCTCCACTACAAGCACAACGATATGGAAGATTTGGAGCGCGTGCTCTCTAAGCTCCCTGAGGAGGCTATCAAGCTCATCGTTGTTGACGGTGTGTTCTCTATGGAGGGCGACCTGGCTAACTTGCCTGAAATCGTTAAGCTCAAGCATAAGTACAACTGCTCTATCATGGTAGACGAGGCTCATGGCCTTGGCGTATTCGGCAAGCAGGGTCGTGGTGTATGCGACCACTTCGGTCTGACCGACGAGGTAGACCTCATCATGGGTACATTCTCTAAGAGTCTGGCTTCTATCGGTGGTTTCATCGCATCAGACAAGGATACGATCAACTTCCTCCGTCACAACTGCCGTACTTACATCTTCAGCGCCTCTAACACTCCAGCTGCCACAGCAGCAGCTCTCGAGGCTCTCCACATCATTCAGAATGAGCCAGAGCGTTTCGAGAATCTCTGGGATGTAACCAACTATGCCTTGAAGCGTTTCCGCGAGGAAGGTTTCGAGATTGGCGAGACAGAGAGTCCTATCATTCCTCTCTACGTACGCGATGCTGAGAAGACATTCGTTGTTACCAAGATGGCTTACGATGCAGGTGTGTTCATCAACCCTGTTATTCCTCCAGCTTGTGCTCCTCAGGATACATTGGTACGTTTCGCACTCATGGCTACTCATACAAGAAAGCAGGTTGAGCAGGCTGTCCAGATCTTGAAGAAGATTTTCGTAGAAGAGGGAATCATCAAGTAA
- the lon gene encoding endopeptidase La, whose translation MDNRRTSTRIQMIADYEGDPKTLIEDQEEGLYPTLCMRDIVVFPTNMTPIVVGRKESLNLVRMLEKKPDTIFCVFCQKNKDTESPYEEDLYPVGVFAKLIKVIKMPGTEQMSIIIQGLGRCQMKHLVQKEPYTVIDVKSLPEKWPDENNDELFRMLYENFHYEATDYIKSSANYTDEAIQAINELSSIHMQCNFMCSLLPFSIEDKIKMLKEENLSERIMIAIRSLNKVRHLLRIQTEIENKTHYDLDEQQKEYFLKQQIKNIREELGEGNASPEKKEILEKAKLKNWSEETAKIFKKEIAKLDTLNPQSPDYSIQIGFLQTMVDLPWNSYTQDDLSLTRAKRILNHDHYGMENVKERILEFLAVRALNGGGKSPILCLYGPPGVGKTSLGKSIAAAMKRKYVRMSLGGLHDEAEIRGHRRTYVGAMPGRIIKNMLKAGSSNPVFILDEIDKVAQSNFNGDPASALLEVLDPEQNNAFHDNYLDMDYDLSKVLFIATANDLSVIPRPLLDRMELIEVGGYITEEKTEIAKRHLVPEELESTGLDKVSPKVSFNKNALEFIIEHYTRESGVRQLKKQIDKSLRKMAYKLACNQELKNYTITPAEVKDLLGNPPFNRDIYQGNDYAGVVTGLAWTSVGGEILYIETSLSKGKAGKLTLTGNLGDVMKESAIIALEYVKSHIDLLQVDYRIFEQWNIHIHVPEGATPKDGPSAGITIATSIASAITQRKVRANTAMTGEITLRGKVLPVGGIKEKILAAKRAGIKHIVMCRENQKNVEEIPEKYLKGVDFHYVENVADVWQFALTDEKVKNPTDFSIEENDKKE comes from the coding sequence ATGGATAATAGAAGAACAAGTACCCGAATACAAATGATTGCAGACTACGAGGGCGACCCGAAAACCCTGATCGAAGACCAGGAAGAAGGCTTGTACCCTACCCTCTGCATGCGAGATATTGTAGTTTTCCCTACCAACATGACCCCTATCGTTGTGGGTAGAAAAGAAAGTCTGAATCTCGTCCGGATGCTGGAAAAGAAACCAGACACCATATTCTGTGTATTCTGCCAGAAGAACAAAGATACAGAATCGCCCTACGAAGAAGACCTCTACCCTGTAGGTGTCTTCGCCAAACTCATTAAGGTGATCAAGATGCCTGGCACAGAGCAGATGAGCATCATCATCCAGGGTCTGGGCAGATGTCAGATGAAACATCTCGTTCAAAAAGAGCCTTACACGGTAATTGATGTAAAAAGTCTTCCGGAGAAATGGCCTGACGAGAACAACGATGAACTCTTCAGAATGCTCTACGAGAACTTCCATTACGAAGCGACAGACTATATCAAATCAAGCGCCAACTATACTGATGAGGCCATCCAGGCCATCAACGAACTCTCGAGCATTCACATGCAGTGCAACTTCATGTGCTCCCTCCTCCCTTTCTCCATCGAGGATAAAATCAAGATGCTGAAAGAGGAAAATCTCAGCGAGCGCATCATGATTGCCATCAGATCCCTGAACAAGGTGCGCCATCTGCTACGCATCCAGACTGAGATTGAGAACAAAACCCACTACGACCTCGATGAACAGCAGAAGGAATACTTCCTCAAGCAGCAAATCAAGAACATCAGGGAAGAACTGGGAGAAGGCAACGCCAGTCCGGAGAAGAAGGAGATTCTGGAGAAGGCGAAACTGAAGAACTGGAGCGAAGAGACAGCCAAGATTTTCAAGAAAGAAATTGCCAAGCTCGACACCCTGAACCCGCAAAGTCCTGACTATTCGATACAGATAGGATTCCTGCAGACCATGGTAGATTTGCCTTGGAACTCCTACACCCAGGACGACCTCAGTCTGACCCGTGCCAAGCGCATTCTGAACCACGACCACTACGGCATGGAGAATGTGAAGGAGCGCATCCTGGAATTCCTCGCCGTAAGAGCACTGAACGGCGGCGGCAAGAGTCCTATCCTCTGCCTCTACGGTCCTCCGGGCGTAGGAAAGACCAGTCTGGGCAAGAGCATCGCAGCAGCCATGAAGCGCAAGTATGTACGCATGTCGCTGGGCGGTCTGCACGATGAAGCCGAAATCCGCGGTCACCGCCGCACCTATGTGGGAGCCATGCCGGGCCGCATCATCAAGAACATGCTGAAGGCAGGCAGCAGCAATCCGGTCTTCATCCTCGACGAGATTGACAAGGTGGCGCAGAGCAATTTCAACGGCGACCCTGCATCAGCCCTGCTCGAAGTGCTGGACCCGGAACAGAACAATGCCTTCCACGACAATTATCTCGATATGGATTACGACCTCTCCAAGGTGCTCTTCATCGCCACAGCCAATGACCTGAGCGTCATTCCGCGTCCGCTCCTCGACCGTATGGAGCTGATAGAAGTAGGCGGCTACATCACCGAAGAGAAGACAGAGATTGCCAAGCGCCATCTCGTACCGGAAGAGCTGGAAAGCACCGGACTCGACAAGGTTTCGCCGAAGGTAAGCTTCAACAAGAATGCCCTCGAGTTCATCATCGAGCACTACACCCGGGAGAGCGGCGTAAGACAGCTGAAGAAACAGATTGACAAGAGTCTGCGCAAGATGGCTTACAAACTGGCCTGCAACCAGGAGCTGAAGAACTACACCATCACCCCTGCCGAAGTAAAAGACCTGCTGGGCAATCCGCCGTTCAACCGCGACATCTACCAGGGCAACGACTATGCAGGAGTGGTAACCGGACTGGCCTGGACCTCAGTGGGCGGCGAAATCCTCTACATCGAAACCTCGCTCAGCAAGGGCAAGGCTGGCAAGCTCACCCTGACCGGAAATCTGGGCGACGTGATGAAGGAATCGGCCATTATCGCACTGGAATACGTCAAGTCGCACATCGACCTGCTCCAGGTAGACTACCGCATCTTCGAGCAGTGGAACATCCACATCCACGTGCCTGAGGGAGCCACCCCGAAAGACGGTCCTTCTGCCGGAATCACCATCGCCACCAGCATCGCCTCAGCCATCACCCAGCGCAAGGTGCGTGCCAATACAGCCATGACCGGCGAGATAACCCTCCGCGGCAAAGTGCTCCCGGTAGGCGGAATCAAGGAGAAGATTCTGGCAGCCAAGCGGGCAGGAATCAAGCACATCGTGATGTGCAGGGAGAACCAGAAGAACGTAGAGGAAATACCGGAGAAATATCTCAAGGGCGTAGACTTCCACTATGTAGAGAATGTGGCTGACGTCTGGCAGTTCGCGCTGACCGACGAGAAGGTGAAAAACCCGACAGACTTCAGCATTGAGGAAAATGATAAAAAAGAATAA
- a CDS encoding tRNA1(Val) (adenine(37)-N6)-methyltransferase: protein MGNFRFKQFEIEQDRCAMKVGTDGVLLGAWAQGGRRILDIGSGTGLISLMMAQRFPEAEVVGIDMDADACGQARENVMASPFRGRVEIECCRLQDFGGAGVSKTAEALETAEGLKAAGVFDAIVSNPPFFVDSLKNPDSKRTMARHTDSLPFRDLFAGVKRLLSDDGIFSAIVPVEVVEQFVAESCILGFYLIRKCGVKTVERKQPKRFMLSFAKHRISPYEEHVETMMDSQGNRSEWYRKITEEFYL from the coding sequence ATGGGTAATTTTCGATTTAAACAGTTTGAGATAGAGCAAGACCGTTGTGCCATGAAAGTGGGAACTGACGGCGTTTTGCTGGGTGCATGGGCGCAAGGTGGCAGGCGGATTCTGGACATTGGTTCCGGAACGGGACTGATTTCGCTCATGATGGCGCAGCGTTTTCCTGAAGCTGAGGTAGTGGGGATTGATATGGATGCTGATGCCTGCGGACAGGCGAGGGAGAATGTGATGGCAAGTCCGTTTCGCGGCAGGGTGGAAATAGAATGCTGCAGACTGCAGGATTTCGGGGGAGCCGGTGTTTCGAAAACTGCTGAGGCTTTGGAAACTGCTGAAGGTTTGAAGGCTGCCGGTGTTTTTGATGCGATAGTGAGCAATCCTCCGTTCTTTGTAGATAGCTTGAAAAATCCGGACAGTAAGAGGACGATGGCGAGACATACGGACAGTCTTCCGTTTCGCGATTTGTTTGCGGGTGTAAAACGGCTGCTTTCTGATGACGGTATTTTCTCTGCAATTGTTCCCGTAGAAGTAGTGGAGCAGTTTGTTGCAGAGTCTTGTATATTAGGTTTTTATCTTATACGGAAGTGTGGTGTAAAGACGGTAGAGCGCAAGCAGCCAAAGCGCTTTATGCTGAGTTTTGCAAAGCATCGCATTTCGCCTTATGAAGAGCATGTTGAAACGATGATGGATTCGCAGGGAAACCGCTCGGAATGGTATAGGAAAATAACGGAAGAATTCTACCTTTGA
- a CDS encoding diacylglycerol/lipid kinase family protein, whose product MKKKILFIMNPISGTASKAAVPSLIDSVLDKELFEYEIRMTERAGHASEIATEAKNNHVDVVVAVGGDGTVNEVARSLVHSDTALGILPCGSGNGLARHLLLPMNLKKCIEVINQCQIRDLDYGVINDHPFFCTCGMGFDAFVSMKFAESGKRGPITYAENILREGLKYKPETYTLEDETGTKQYKAFLISCANASQYGNNAYIAPQASMSDGLMDVVIMEPFDVIEAPQVSFDMFNKTLDKNSKIKSFRCKKLHITRSQPGLIHYDGDPVMTGAEIDVHLEEKGIKMVVNPFANKNDRKPNMIQSAFADFFNDINAVRDDIHKDIQRQSKRVEAISKLVQKKLNL is encoded by the coding sequence ATGAAGAAAAAGATACTTTTCATCATGAATCCGATTTCAGGAACAGCCAGCAAGGCAGCAGTTCCCAGTCTGATAGATTCTGTTTTGGACAAAGAGCTTTTTGAGTACGAGATAAGAATGACTGAAAGAGCTGGGCACGCTTCGGAAATTGCTACCGAAGCGAAGAACAACCATGTAGATGTAGTTGTGGCGGTTGGTGGTGACGGAACCGTCAACGAGGTGGCCCGCTCACTGGTTCACTCCGATACTGCCCTCGGCATTCTGCCTTGCGGTTCGGGCAACGGACTGGCGAGACATCTGCTGCTCCCGATGAACCTGAAGAAATGCATAGAGGTCATCAACCAATGCCAGATTAGAGATCTGGATTATGGTGTCATCAACGACCACCCGTTCTTCTGCACCTGCGGCATGGGCTTTGACGCTTTCGTCAGCATGAAGTTTGCCGAGAGCGGCAAGCGCGGTCCTATCACTTATGCTGAAAATATCCTGCGCGAGGGATTGAAGTATAAGCCTGAGACTTACACTCTGGAGGACGAGACGGGCACCAAACAATATAAGGCGTTCCTCATTTCCTGTGCCAACGCATCTCAGTATGGCAACAATGCCTATATTGCCCCTCAAGCATCCATGAGCGACGGTTTGATGGATGTCGTCATCATGGAACCATTCGATGTAATCGAGGCGCCTCAGGTAAGTTTCGACATGTTCAACAAAACATTGGACAAGAACTCGAAGATCAAGTCGTTCCGATGCAAGAAGCTCCATATCACTCGCAGTCAGCCAGGCTTAATCCATTATGATGGCGACCCTGTGATGACGGGTGCAGAGATTGATGTTCACCTGGAAGAAAAGGGAATCAAGATGGTGGTGAACCCATTTGCCAACAAGAACGACCGCAAGCCGAACATGATTCAGTCTGCCTTTGCCGATTTCTTCAACGACATCAATGCCGTGCGCGATGATATTCATAAAGACATCCAGCGCCAGAGCAAAAGAGTAGAAGCTATCAGCAAACTGGTACAGAAGAAGCTGAACCTTTAA
- a CDS encoding LptF/LptG family permease encodes MKDFKKIRKHRRLYRTRRWASRKFGWLIRAVRWLAHKLRFLRIFRFLNPFRYIKKLDWYIIKKFLGYYFFSIALIISIAIVFDFNENLSKFTEHHAPARAIIFDYYANFVPYFANLFSALFVFVAVILFTTKLASNSEIIAILASGVSFKRLLRPYMITCVLLSALSFGLSAYVIPHGTVIRQNFETMYKNKKKNTSAENVQLQVDKGVIAYMQHYDNSMKRGYGFCLDKFQDKKLVSHLTAMEIQYDTISDSKYHWQLSNWKIRKLQGMKEHITSGAQKDTTIMMEPTDLVYSKGQQETFTSPELRDYISKQINRGSGNVVQYEVEYHKRIASSFASFILTIIGVSLSARKRKGGMGAALGVGLALSFGYIMLQTVSATFAIQANFPPVLAAWLPNFLFAIVAYFCYRKAPR; translated from the coding sequence ATGAAAGATTTTAAGAAAATAAGAAAACACCGCCGGCTCTACCGCACCCGCCGATGGGCTTCCCGCAAGTTCGGGTGGCTCATCAGGGCTGTGCGCTGGCTGGCTCACAAGCTCCGGTTCCTGCGCATATTTAGGTTTCTCAACCCGTTCAGGTACATCAAGAAGCTCGACTGGTACATTATCAAGAAGTTTCTGGGCTACTATTTCTTCTCCATCGCCCTGATCATCTCCATTGCCATCGTCTTCGACTTCAACGAGAACCTGTCAAAATTCACAGAGCACCATGCACCGGCGCGCGCAATCATCTTCGATTACTACGCCAACTTCGTGCCCTATTTTGCCAACCTCTTCAGTGCGCTGTTCGTGTTCGTGGCGGTCATTCTCTTCACCACTAAGCTGGCAAGCAATTCCGAAATCATCGCTATCCTGGCGTCGGGAGTATCCTTCAAGCGTCTCCTTCGCCCATACATGATTACCTGCGTGCTGCTCTCAGCCCTCTCCTTCGGGCTCTCAGCCTACGTCATTCCCCACGGAACCGTTATCAGGCAGAACTTCGAGACGATGTACAAGAATAAGAAGAAGAATACCAGTGCCGAGAATGTACAGCTGCAGGTAGACAAGGGAGTGATTGCCTATATGCAGCATTACGACAACAGCATGAAACGCGGCTACGGATTCTGTCTCGACAAGTTCCAGGACAAGAAACTCGTAAGCCACCTTACAGCGATGGAAATCCAGTACGACACCATTTCCGACAGCAAGTATCACTGGCAACTGAGCAACTGGAAAATCCGCAAGCTCCAGGGCATGAAGGAGCATATTACGAGCGGAGCCCAGAAGGACACCACCATCATGATGGAACCTACCGACCTGGTCTATTCCAAGGGTCAGCAGGAAACCTTCACCAGTCCTGAGCTCCGCGATTACATCTCCAAGCAGATCAACCGCGGTTCGGGCAACGTAGTGCAGTACGAGGTAGAATACCACAAGCGCATCGCCTCTTCCTTCGCCTCATTCATCCTCACCATCATCGGCGTCTCCCTCTCAGCCCGCAAGCGCAAGGGCGGCATGGGAGCAGCATTGGGCGTAGGACTTGCACTGAGTTTCGGCTACATCATGCTGCAGACGGTTTCTGCCACCTTCGCCATCCAGGCCAACTTTCCGCCTGTTCTGGCAGCGTGGCTTCCAAACTTCCTCTTCGCCATCGTAGCCTACTTCTGCTACCGCAAGGCACCGAGGTAA
- the tgt gene encoding tRNA guanosine(34) transglycosylase Tgt, whose product MKFELQVTDKASDARTGIITTDHGQIKTPIFMPVGTVGSVKGVHFEELKKQVMAQIILGNTYHLYLRPGLDVIRAAGGLHKFNGWDRPILTDSGGFQVFSLTGIRKLKEEGCEFRSHIDGSKHFFTPENVMDTERVIGADIMMAFDECPPGQSDYQYAKNSLILTQRWLDRCIKRFNETEPLYGYQQSLFPIVQGCTFPDLRREAAKYIADKGADGNAIGGLAVGEPTEVMYEMIEVVNEILPKDKPRYLMGVGTPQNILEAIERGVDMFDCVMPTRNGRNAMLFTYQGTMNMRNKKWEKDFSPVDPDGCDIDLVTTKAYLHHLFKAQELLAMQIASIHNLSFYLRLVTDARHHIEQGDFVAWKNSIIDQLGRRI is encoded by the coding sequence ATGAAATTTGAATTACAAGTAACAGATAAAGCAAGCGATGCGCGTACAGGCATCATCACCACCGACCACGGACAGATCAAGACCCCAATCTTCATGCCCGTAGGAACCGTAGGAAGCGTGAAGGGCGTCCACTTCGAGGAACTCAAGAAGCAGGTCATGGCACAGATTATCCTCGGAAACACCTATCACCTCTACCTGCGCCCAGGTCTTGACGTCATCAGGGCAGCAGGCGGCTTGCACAAGTTCAACGGCTGGGACCGTCCTATCCTCACCGACAGCGGCGGCTTCCAGGTCTTCTCGCTCACCGGCATCCGCAAGCTCAAGGAAGAAGGCTGCGAGTTCCGCTCCCACATCGACGGCAGCAAGCACTTCTTCACACCGGAGAACGTGATGGACACCGAGCGCGTCATCGGAGCCGACATCATGATGGCCTTCGATGAATGTCCACCGGGACAGAGCGATTACCAGTACGCCAAGAACAGCCTCATACTCACCCAGCGCTGGCTAGACCGCTGCATCAAGCGGTTCAACGAAACCGAGCCCCTCTACGGCTATCAGCAGAGCCTCTTCCCTATCGTTCAGGGCTGCACCTTCCCGGACCTGCGCCGCGAAGCAGCCAAATACATTGCCGACAAGGGAGCCGACGGAAATGCCATCGGCGGACTTGCCGTAGGAGAGCCTACCGAGGTGATGTATGAGATGATAGAAGTAGTGAACGAAATCCTGCCGAAAGACAAGCCGAGATATCTGATGGGCGTAGGAACCCCGCAGAACATCCTCGAAGCCATCGAGCGCGGCGTAGACATGTTCGACTGCGTAATGCCGACCCGCAACGGCCGCAACGCCATGCTCTTCACCTATCAGGGCACGATGAACATGCGCAACAAGAAGTGGGAGAAAGATTTCAGTCCGGTAGATCCAGACGGCTGCGACATCGACCTCGTTACCACGAAGGCCTACCTCCACCACCTCTTCAAGGCACAGGAGTTGCTGGCGATGCAGATAGCCAGCATCCACAACCTCTCTTTCTATCTGCGCCTCGTGACCGATGCCCGCCATCATATCGAGCAGGGCGATTTCGTGGCATGGAAGAATTCCATCATCGACCAGCTTGGCCGAAGAATTTAA